CCACAAAATGCATTAGTGCAGGAGTGACTGAGAGGAGGCGGGGCTTCATCGGGACGCCGCCTTAAAACGAGCAGCAGTCATGTGACTGTTGAGACGCAGCTTGTTTCCTGAGACAGAAAAGGGAAGCAGAGCTGCCCGGTTCTGTTCCAGAAGCGGCTCATCGTCTGACTAGAAGATCAGCTTCAACAAACACGGCCGCTGAGTCATCTTAAAGATGAGTCCTTGTTCTTTCTGAAGGGGGCCAAGCGCCTGGCCCCGCCCTCTTTGTACAACCCTGTCCGTTCCAGCCGTTTAGACACGGTCGGAAAGAAAGCTTTTGTTCTGCATGTCGTCTTCGGGCTGTTTGACCAAAGACGTACCACAGAGAttcagggtgctttcacacctgtcccgtttggagcagttgttccggaacagggagcgtttccccctaaagatcggttggtttggtacatgtgaacacagcaatcgcgctcggatgcgggacaaaacaagtgagccgagatctcctaggagaggtggtctcggctcgcttccattccagacctggagcggttcgtttgcagtgagaacagaatccacacagcaacccacacaactcactcataaactgctttcacatagagcgcgGTTTGTGCCGCGCCCACCGCCGGGTAGGATGGGTCGGGTAGGTGGTCTGCACTTTGCGccttctatgtgaaaggggttataaccattgttgtttttctcggggtacggaagaggaaactccttccgcgttcagttctgaccaatgagagaagaGTTGGttctcatggcatttgttaacagctttgaaccgctacagacggttgccttgtgaacacaaacgccacaaacgaaaaacgaaacaactgtatcgatttagcccctgaatcggaacaaaaccaacgggccacaggtctgaaagcacccctAAATTAAGACCTTAAAAAAAATGGGTCACTTTCTGAAAACAGGAGATAAAGCTAGAAGAGCAGATGCTCATGCTTCTCCCTCTCCCCCTCAGCAGGTTAGAAGCAGGTTTCAGCCACGGGAACACACACCTGTGCACTGCGCGGACGTGCCTTTGGTCTACAGGGAAAGGTTTGGTCCTTGTGAAAAAAGTTTGTTTGAAAGGAAGAGATACGGATGGAGCAGCAGCTGATGTCTCCGACACGGCGGCTCGTTGCAGCGTTATGGACTTGAACGTTCCCATGTGGGCTGTGAGGTCCGGCTCAGAGGACAGAGGGGACCCCCTGACCCTGATCTTGTCCCTGACCCTCATCCTGACTCTGATCCTGGTCTGATCCCTGATCCTGACTCTGACCTTGATCCTGACCCTGACCCTGACCCTGATCCTgaccctctccctgaccctGACCCTGACCCTGATCCTGTCCCTGACCGGTGTGACTGTCCTTCAGGGCAAAGTCCACCTCCAGAAACTCCGAGAGGGCACTGTCCTGTGAAAGCCTCTCCTGCTCCTCGGCGTTCCTGCGTTCCTCTCCGCTCCCACTCTTCCTCCGACACATCCCAGACCTGGCCCGGCCCACCAGAGCCAGGCACACGGCGCTGACGCCCATTCCAGCAGCACACGAATAGAAAGCTGCACCGTAGTTGTGGGTGACGTCCACCAATACACCTGGACAACGAGAAGAATTAGAAGAACATGGGCGTGACTTCTCCTGActttcagtgcgtttacatgggaagtttaattcctctttaattcagaattaaaattaaattagtaaaaattaccatgtaaactcctaattctgaatgaaaatggccattccgaattaaacttaattccgaagtaagtggctggtttattccgattttaaatccgaatagaataattccatgatcatgtaaacactcattccactttaaattaatcccggtctttctttctgctcgtcccctcgcccgtctgtctccatgacgcttatattccgcgctgggctggtttttgaaacaaagtttcaagatgcagcacgcagtaaacgctggtcaagagcagagaccatttatttaataaatatcttGGAGGACctgtaaataattaaaagaacagatggaaacaggaaacatcaaaattgtgagcttttcaaagttgtagcggctaagttagtgtttcttccggtagtttaacttccggtcccccccctatccaatcagaaccttcccaacccccagacctggagaggaattggagaaagaccaaacgtgttttccatgtaaacctcaattcggaattaccgtattttctggactataagccgcatccgctctattgaaaaaaataaaaatatttagccgcagatattcatgttgttagattagatatttactacatgtttagaaggattttgaactgtaaatgatgtacatgtttgtacctaaatagatcctttcctaacagtgtcttttaacacggcagcaactttgctgattaaaacgggacagaaccaagagaaaataaccgctatttatttatctatttatctgtttgaaatctgcttctacctaatTCTATCTGCTacagaagaagtagcgtattcttctttgcatttattttgtcttagttttgattctacttccggttagagcgccccgagcggtggaagaaaaatccacagaatagccgcacctttgtataagctgcatggttcaaaacctatgaaaaaagtagcggcttatagtccagaaaatacggtactttttccatgtaaactcgaaggaaaatagtttaattcggaataattaattcgtAATTctaaaacatcatgtaaccgtggccaatgacatgtttgttacacagacAGGAGACGGGCTGGGTCAGTACCTCCCAGGGGCGGCCCGGCCAGCCCGGCGAAGCTCTGGATGAAGACGTAGACGCCCACGCAGGTGGACATCCTGTGGATTCCCACCACGTCCTCCTCCGCCAACAGCGGGATGTGAGTGGAGCCCACGGTGCCCATGAAGAAGCCGTAGAGGGCGCAGCAGACCACCAGGCCCCAGAACTCCCACACCACAGTGAAGGCCACCAGAACCAGGCACAGCGCCACCACGCACCACAGCAGCACCAGCGTCTTCCTGCACGTCACCTTGTTCAGCAGCAGCCCGATGAACAGGCGGCCCAGGATGTCGGCCACGGCCATCACAGACAGCGTGCAGGAGGCCAGGCTGGCCGGCACGCCGCGGCTCTTGCTCAGCTCGATGACGTAGAGCTGCGGGGCGAAGAAGCCCAGGGTGGCGAACAGGCCGAACAGGGAGTAGCAGATGAAGGTGCCGTCTTTCAGCACGGAGAAGTCCAGGAGTTTGGGTCTGGAGGGCCGGAGAGGACCTGCCTCTCCCTCTGCtggttccttttcctcctctGGGACTGACCCGGCCGATCTGGACTCTGATGAGGCTTCGCTTCCTTTGTCCGTCAGAGCCTGGGCTTTTGCTTCTGCTGCCCTCACGTCTTCGTCTGAGGCAGTGAGGGACGTGACGCCGGAGTCTTCCGAGCCGCGGGACATTGCTGAATCCAGGGAGGTCCGGGTTTGTTCGTTCTCCAGCTCGTAAGCACTCTGCACCTGAGAGAGGCCGTCTGATTCGTGGTCCCCCTTCACGGGCTCCGGTTCAATCAGGATTGGGCAAAGGAGGAGCCCACAGGCCATCACAGACGCCTGAATGACACCGATAACCACAAGACAGTAGCGCCAGCCGATGTCTTCCTTCAGTCTGGTGAAGGCTGTGGAGACATGTTGAAGAAAGAACAGGTTGTTGTAGTTACCTCCCTTAAAAATCCTAACCTGATACTTGAAATGGGTCAGATGTgatcttcagacctctacggtagAGATCCTCCGGACCTCTACGGTAGAGATCCTCCGGACCTCTACGGTGGAGATCCTCCGGACCTCTACGGTGGAGATCCTCCGGACCTCTACGGTGGAGATCCTCCGGACCTCTACGGTGGAGATCCTCCGGACCTCTACGGTGGAGATCCTCCGGACCTCTACGGTGGAGATCCTCCGGACCTCTACGGGGGAGATCCTCCGGACCTCTACGGGGGAGATCCTCCGGACCTCTACGGGGGAGATCCCTCGGACCTCTACGGGGGAGATCCCTCGGACCTCTACGGTGGAGATCCCTCGGGCCTCTACGGTGGAGATCCCTCGGGCCTCTACTGTGGAGATCCCTCGGGCCTCTACTGTGGAGATCCCTCGGGCCTCTACTGTGGAGATCCCTCGGGCCTCTACTGTGGAGATCCCTCGGGCCTCTACTGTGGAGATCCCTCGGGCCTCTACTGTGGAGATCCCTCGGGCCTCTACGGTGGAGATCCCTCGGGCCTCTACGGTGGAGATCCCTCGGGCCTCTACGGTGGAGATCCCTCGGGCCTCTACGGTGGAGATCCCTCGGGCCTCTACGGTGGAGATCCCTCGGGCCTCTACGGTGGAGATCCCTCGGGCCTCTACGGTGGAGATCCCTCGGGCCTCTACGGTGGAGATCCCTCGGGCCTCTACGGTGGAGATCCCTCGGACCTCTACGGTGGAGATCCCTCGGGCCTCTACGGTGGAGATCCCTCGGGCCTCTACGGTGGAGATCCCTCGGGCCTCTACGGTGGAGATCCCTCGGGCCTCTACTGTGGAGATCCCTCGGGCCTCTACTGTGGAGATCCCTCGGGCCTCTACTGTGGAGATCCCTCGGGCCTCTACTGTGGAGATCCCTCGGGCCTCTACTGTGGAGATCCCTCGGGCCTCTACGGTGGAGATCCCTCGGGCCTCTACGGTGGAGATCCCTCGGGCCTCTACGGTGGAGATCCCTCGGGCCTCTACGGTGGAGATCCCTCGGGCCTCTACGGTGGAGATCCCTCGGGCCTCTACGGTGGAGATCCCTCGGGCCTCTGCGGTGGAGATCCCTCGGGCCTCTACGGTGGAGATCCCTCGGGCCTCTACGGTGGAGATCCCTCGGGCCTCTACGGTGGAGATCCCTCGGGCCTCTACGGTGGAGATCCCTCGGGCCTCTACGGTGCAGATCCCTCGGGCCTTTACGGTGGAGATCCCTCGGGCCTTTACGGTGGAGATCCTTCGGACCTTTACGGGGGAGATCCTtcggacctctacgggagatccttcggacctctacgggagatccatcggacctctacgggagatccatcggacctctacgggagatccttcagacctctacgggagatccttcagacctctacgggagatccttcagacctctacgggggagatccttcagacctctacggtggagatccttcagacctctacggggcGCTGTGACCCCATATCCACACCAAAGGCTTCACAAGTGTCCGACTGCAATTTATTTTCAATGATCGCTTGATACAAAGGGCGCGCCGTCTGGTGCGTCGGCAGCAGCGAGCGGCGCAATGCCAGCgaccagagcgtcaatttgaagttgagaggATCTCAACTCCATGCAGATGAGCAGCAGCGATGCCAAAGCAGtatccaatcacagaccgggattcccaagGCAACTCACCTGGAGCAAACGCAAACACTGCGAAAGATTCCCCCGTGGAAGCAATGGAGGTGACGAGGGCTCGCCGTCGGGAGAAGTACTGGGCTAGAATGGTGACGGTGGGGAGGAAGGAGAGGCAATGGCCGAGACCtagaagaagagaggagaagagagacAGGGGACATGACAGCCACTGGCCCGCATGGTAGAACACTGCATGGCTAGGGGGTGGGTCAAAGAGGCTAGTCCACTCCTTTGTCAAAGGTGGCAGGCTGCTTGAGCTTTGAtacagctgctgctggaagACAAAAGGCAtgtaaagacaaaaagaaaaaaaaagagagagacagggggagagaaagaagaaggaTTTGTCAAGTTAGCTACGGTCCATCTCAGAGGAAGACATGGTTATCATGGTGGGAGAGCTAGCAGTGCCTTCTGTCCAAGGGAAAGACAAGTTAATGATCTCCGGTACAAACAAATGTACtgttaaggctgagttatggttctgcgtcaaaacgacgccgtgcctacgccgtagagtacGCATCGACTCGCAAcccacgccgtcactgacgccgtcactgacgttacctcccaaaaattgtaactacgcgtcgaggcgacgcagaccacacgcagacgagagggctgtgattggttcgcttggtagcaacgcatgtccggtttccggtttgaagcagtcgtgaactttcagcgctcttttcttcgtgtatgtgtgatttttttttttttttttggttttttgcacaatagttgtccttatctctttgattcactgtgaccggaaaagtcggataaaccattcaggaaaagatcccgaactagcggtcgcggggggtactgcaccgcagagaaatagagtgacggagaagtccgaaggttcacaacgccgtcacggtgacggcgtaggcacggcgtcgttttgacgcagaaccataactcaagctttactcAGAAAGGTTACTTCTTTAAAACAGCAAATCTATCCTTTCCTCCTGAGCCTTTCCTCCTCCGAATCTGAAAAGGAATTTAGTGTTTTTTTAGGGGGTGGGAGTGGGGGCTATTTCACTGCTCCAgtttttctgttctgttctgtcagTCGTCCCTAGAAAGCTAAGATGGTCGAGCAGACCTCATTGTGTGGTGTTGAAAAGCGGTTTTTCACTTCTCAAGTCATTGGATAGTTCTGGAAGACACAGATTTGGACAGGTTTGGTTGTTGACACTGCTAGGAGTCCCATTAGTTCATTGAGCTCATGCTGTTAAAACTCACGCATCTGCCGGAGCGAAGCAGTCACTCTGGAAATGGCACGTTAACATGACACGCAGGTGCAAAGACGGACGGACATGTCCAGCAGACAGACAGATGTGGACAAGCTGAGAGATGTGCACGTGTCAAGTACCTGAGATAATTCCAAGGGTGATGTACATGTCGTTGATGGAGTTGGCGAAGGCCGAGGTGATGGTTCCCAGGCTCATGAGGAAGCCTCCCATCATGACCACTGGACGATAGCCGAAGCGGTTGCTCAGCATCGTGGCCAGGGGGGCTGAGGGTGGAGGGACAAGACAGACACTTCACTTACTGCATGATCCACCCAACCTTCAATATCTACATTTGAGCAGCTTTTTCGAGGCCAGGCAAACCCACATCCTCAGTACAAAAGGATTGGTTTATTCGGTGACTAACCGGTGAAGGTCATGACGAAGGCACAGATGGAAATGACCCACGACACTCGGCTGTTGCTCTCCCCGAAGTCTTCCATGAGGTCCTGCAGGAAGACGCCCAGCGTCTTGATCACCCCGTAGGTGCAGGCCTCCACCAGGAAGAAGGCGGCAGCCACGGCCCAGCCCCAACCGCCGTCCGGCACCTCGGGGTAAACCTTCGGACCCAGACAGCTCTGGACTTTGGGAACCCTCATGGCTACAACAGAACAGCTGGAGGGACGAAGAGAAAGGACATACGTTTTTAAGTCATTGCTGGAGTAGTTATTTATTTGGGCAGCTCTAAATGAGCATTTTGGCCATCTAAAACAACCCATTATTGCATAGTTTGTCCTTCTATAACAGAATTGATCAGAACCACATCTTCATCCTCTCCCAGGGGACAGCCAGTGAGACCTTTCCAGCACTGGGGATGAACTGATGATGGACAGGTTAAAAGATGAGATTCTGGCACAAGTGGGAAGTATAAATAAGTGTGACACGTgcacattttgtatttttcatttaaatgtaaGAGTATTTTTAAAGTGATTGAAATGAATTGCTTCTTCAACCACTAACTGGTCCACGTGAGGACGTGGTTGGATCCTGCTTGTTGGGCTGGCTTTGGACATCATATACTTGCTGTCTCAGATCTGAACACTAGATGTCAGTAATTGTTAAGCTTGTTTTTTATGTCCCGATTGCTTCTTTACATAACCAGAAAAACCCTGTGGACCATGATTCTGCAACAAGATGTATGCTGCTGGCTCCAAAGATCCAGCATGTTTGTGAGATGGAAATCCAACAACAGGAGAATGTGAGGAGGCCCTAAGCCTCCAGAGAAATCCAACcggtaaagctgggcatacactgtgcgatattttaaatcgtttgattcagccccatctca
This window of the Cololabis saira isolate AMF1-May2022 chromosome 21, fColSai1.1, whole genome shotgun sequence genome carries:
- the slc16a6b gene encoding solute carrier family 16 member 6b yields the protein MRVPKVQSCLGPKVYPEVPDGGWGWAVAAAFFLVEACTYGVIKTLGVFLQDLMEDFGESNSRVSWVISICAFVMTFTAPLATMLSNRFGYRPVVMMGGFLMSLGTITSAFANSINDMYITLGIISGLGHCLSFLPTVTILAQYFSRRRALVTSIASTGESFAVFAFAPAFTRLKEDIGWRYCLVVIGVIQASVMACGLLLCPILIEPEPVKGDHESDGLSQVQSAYELENEQTRTSLDSAMSRGSEDSGVTSLTASDEDVRAAEAKAQALTDKGSEASSESRSAGSVPEEEKEPAEGEAGPLRPSRPKLLDFSVLKDGTFICYSLFGLFATLGFFAPQLYVIELSKSRGVPASLASCTLSVMAVADILGRLFIGLLLNKVTCRKTLVLLWCVVALCLVLVAFTVVWEFWGLVVCCALYGFFMGTVGSTHIPLLAEEDVVGIHRMSTCVGVYVFIQSFAGLAGPPLGGVLVDVTHNYGAAFYSCAAGMGVSAVCLALVGRARSGMCRRKSGSGEERRNAEEQERLSQDSALSEFLEVDFALKDSHTGQGQDQGQGQGQGEGQDQGQGQGQDQGQSQDQGSDQDQSQDEGQGQDQGQGVPSVL